From bacterium, a single genomic window includes:
- the nrfD gene encoding polysulfide reductase NrfD encodes MNYGFIIDNRKCIGCHACTVACKQEHDLPIGVNRTWVKYIEKGEFPSTRRIFSVQRCNHCADAPCVEICPVTALWQRKDGIVDFDGDRCIGCKACMQACPYDAIYIHPDDNTAAKCNFCAHRVEVGLAPPCVNVCPEHAIIAGDMDDASTEISQMLARHQVQVRKPEKGTRPKVFYIEGDTASLNPVYASTPESYMWSEIPKRVYQIAPPRLQQAESEAVRVYDQGQSHEQSWGGKVAAYLWTKSIAAGIPFFAFVAAILSGELRFSLAFSIAAILFLAVTTVLLIIDLKQPGRFHYIIFRPQWRSWLTRGAFILIGFGLFLGLNLIFGFILKSPELFLITFYLAALFGFGSAIYSAFLFWQAKGRDFWQSPLFAVHLIVMALLAGASAIIIIDDQSPYVGGILFLSLLLHGALIALDLMAVHSTKDAKIAARSLYRKNLTFWIGGILAGIFVPLVLLYFEITGPAGLAALIGLLLYEREWVRAGQVVPLS; translated from the coding sequence ATGAACTACGGCTTCATCATCGATAATCGTAAGTGCATCGGCTGTCACGCCTGTACAGTTGCTTGCAAGCAGGAACATGATTTGCCGATCGGCGTGAATCGCACCTGGGTGAAGTACATCGAAAAGGGAGAATTTCCTAGCACTCGCCGGATCTTTTCGGTGCAACGTTGCAATCATTGCGCGGATGCTCCTTGCGTCGAAATTTGTCCTGTTACTGCTCTCTGGCAGCGAAAAGATGGCATCGTTGATTTTGACGGGGACCGGTGCATCGGCTGCAAAGCCTGCATGCAAGCCTGTCCTTACGATGCGATTTACATTCATCCGGACGATAACACTGCGGCGAAATGCAATTTCTGCGCGCACCGGGTTGAGGTTGGATTGGCGCCGCCATGCGTGAATGTTTGTCCTGAGCACGCGATCATCGCCGGCGATATGGATGATGCATCCACTGAAATCTCGCAGATGCTGGCGCGCCATCAAGTGCAGGTTCGCAAACCGGAAAAAGGAACGCGTCCAAAGGTTTTTTACATCGAAGGGGACACGGCTTCGCTCAATCCTGTTTATGCATCCACACCGGAAAGTTACATGTGGAGTGAGATTCCAAAACGCGTTTATCAGATAGCGCCCCCGCGATTGCAGCAAGCCGAGTCGGAGGCGGTTCGGGTTTACGATCAGGGCCAGTCACATGAGCAATCGTGGGGTGGAAAAGTTGCTGCATACTTGTGGACAAAATCGATTGCCGCTGGAATCCCGTTCTTTGCGTTTGTTGCTGCAATTCTATCCGGTGAATTGCGTTTCTCTCTGGCTTTCAGCATCGCTGCGATTCTTTTTCTTGCTGTCACGACTGTTCTGCTAATCATTGATCTGAAACAGCCCGGGCGATTTCATTACATCATCTTCAGGCCGCAGTGGCGCAGCTGGTTAACGCGCGGAGCTTTTATTTTGATCGGTTTTGGACTTTTTCTGGGATTGAATTTGATCTTTGGTTTTATCCTGAAGTCTCCGGAATTGTTCCTGATTACGTTTTATCTTGCTGCTCTTTTCGGATTTGGTTCCGCCATCTACAGCGCATTTTTGTTCTGGCAAGCGAAGGGACGCGATTTCTGGCAATCTCCTTTATTTGCGGTCCATTTGATCGTGATGGCGCTGCTGGCTGGCGCGAGCGCCATCATCATCATCGATGATCAATCGCCATATGTCGGCGGAATACTCTTCTTATCACTTTTGTTGCACGGAGCTTTGATTGCACTCGATTTAATGGCGGTTCACAGCACGAAGGATGCGAAGATTGCAGCGCGTTCTCTTTATCGAAAGAACCTGACTTTCTGGATCGGCGGAATCCTTGCGGGCATTTTTGTGCCGCTTGTATTGTTGTATTTCGAAATCACGGGACCGGCAGGGCTGGCCGCTTTGATCGGCTTGCTTTTGTATGAGCGCGAATGGGTTCGTGCTGGCCAGGTCGTACCTTTGTCATGA